In Geotalea uraniireducens, one genomic interval encodes:
- a CDS encoding carboxymuconolactone decarboxylase family protein, which yields MAARINLRKVAPGAGQVMLGLERYLHDCGLEASLLDLVRMRAPQINGCAYCLDMHSKDARATGETEQRLYLLNAWREPPFFSERERAALAWTEALPLIAETHAPDETYEEARRQFSEAELVNLSLAIVAINGRNRLAIGFRSPVGGYRAGMSDKLLQNR from the coding sequence ATGGCTGCAAGAATCAATCTCAGGAAGGTTGCACCGGGCGCCGGGCAGGTGATGCTCGGTCTGGAAAGATACCTGCACGACTGCGGGCTGGAGGCCTCGCTGCTGGATCTGGTACGGATGCGGGCGCCGCAGATCAACGGCTGCGCCTATTGTCTGGACATGCACTCGAAGGATGCCCGGGCAACGGGAGAAACCGAGCAGCGGCTCTACCTGCTCAACGCCTGGCGGGAGCCCCCCTTCTTCAGCGAGCGGGAACGGGCGGCCCTCGCCTGGACAGAGGCGTTGCCCCTGATCGCCGAGACCCACGCCCCTGACGAGACATACGAGGAGGCGCGCCGCCAGTTCAGCGAGGCCGAGCTGGTGAATCTCAGCCTGGCGATCGTCGCCATCAACGGCCGGAACCGGCTGGCCATCGGCTTCCGCTCCCCGGTTGGGGGCTACCGGGCCGGCATGTCTGACAAGCTGCTCCAGAACCGGTGA